A genomic window from Acidobacteriota bacterium includes:
- a CDS encoding type II toxin-antitoxin system Phd/YefM family antitoxin yields MSDTLPFSEVKAHLSELADRVERQHDRILVTRNGRLSFVLLSPDDLESLEESLDILENDDLRESLRRSR; encoded by the coding sequence ATGAGCGACACGCTTCCGTTCTCTGAAGTCAAGGCCCACCTCTCGGAACTGGCCGACCGGGTCGAACGTCAGCACGACCGCATCTTGGTCACTCGCAACGGACGACTCTCGTTCGTCCTATTGAGCCCCGACGACCTCGAGTCCCTCGAAGAATCCCTGGATATCCTCGAGAACGACGACCTGAGGGAGTCGCTTCGACGATCGCGATGA